A window of Hordeum vulgare subsp. vulgare chromosome 5H, MorexV3_pseudomolecules_assembly, whole genome shotgun sequence genomic DNA:
aggagagattgaagttgctcatgataaacttaaaaaggattttgaggtccttctccttgaatgcaagagtgtcaagggagagctcatgaaaacctctaagatctatgaggagcttcaatctactcatgagaagtctctaatcgctacttactcctctcatattgttgataatACTTGTAtacctaaccctatctcttttgaagtatcaacattgaaggagaatgttgagctacgtgctcaatttgatttactaactagcaattatgggaagttggaagaaaaccatgcaatgctcacaagctctcatgccgatcttctaacatcccataatgtgcaaaagttagctcatgaggctatcatcaccaaggtaacatcaagtgagactcatgtggacaatggcaccacttctaatcaaagtactatatctccatgtgccagatctcgtaattcgtctactcataatgttgctacctcgtgtgatgaattactttccttgccttgttgctctaacaatgaaacctacacttcctctagtacttttattgacactaaccgtgcagaggaaatcaaagagctcaaggcccaagtcacttctttgaaaaaagacttggaacagtgtcatgaagggatgtccacactcaacaacgtcctgtgtgagcaaacgtctccgaatgaaaaaaatgatgttggagtaaactcaaacaagaacaagagtggcctagaacgagaTCGGAATTcgtccaaaatcatttgcttcaagtgcaaagttaaagggcaccatgttagatcttgtcctctgaagacgaagtctcaaagtcacaagcaacaagggaagcgaccacaaactcaatcacacactcagctacaagttgaagggaggcctcttcccaataagacccaagccaacactccccgaggtgagaaatcaactgggaagaaaacaaagggtagatgttgctacttatgtcgtgagaagggtcacgtcgcttcgtcttgcacgagaggtaacttatccaacccaattactattgatgatagctattcccttgggaaggataaggttggcaatgtgtttgccaagtttgttggaactcaaaatggtgtcaagaaaagaaccatttgggttgccaagcctattgtgactaacctcttaggacccaacgtggttggggaccaacaagctcaaacttgatcaataggtgactctgggggacattggagacttggatacacaatgaagatttgaggactcttcatcattcgtatcatcttaagccaagtcacttggattatcgagcccatatcacatatccaatgtgcctctttgcggtgacttgtacttaaattgtttacattgaaagttgcctgccccactccctctcatgtttaggtttggttcctagcatgtactttgacatgtttcACCTACTAGTATGATTCTtatatgttatctatcatgtgtaggtcgttacgTATGTCacatagttgtgtgtagtcctgatcattacttgcatcctagttgcaccgtttTGTGGGTCTTTTGCGACGTTAAtggctcatcacattaagggggagtgttctgctctacgcacaccactaacccaaaatgtgtacatatgtgttggactccatgtagtattcggtgcaagattatccaatcaattagtttgatgtcaaggccatccgaagtttaaattggcatccaccatcaccttagttggatgattgattgccttgtatgataaatacatggattatcacattatgtgaggatgatatgctttgtgcatgtcacatcccctggtaagacaaaacatccgatgtatgccactcagaatccaTCACATGTGGTTATCCTATAACTGTGTGGTGTGTCATGCTAAACatatcttaattcgcataatgagccctgttggtatctaaattccttagatgtgcgtgagtataatgtcctactacaccaatgctcatggcttagccgctagatcgtatctaaaagaagggcattgttgatacatgcctttcgaattaatcctccacactatgatctaactaattgggatgttaacgtatgtcatctaaacattatgcttatggttgaactcccatatcacacttgtgtgggTATGAAACGATCCTTGTGCTCGTTGCACCTACCACCACTAATAACTCTAAATGCCatgtgttctctcacacatggtatctctggcttggtagtgtttttcatggtcactTTATTTTGGCTCTATCTTCAGTTGACCTACATAacgtgccgagaaattcatgtgtctcccggtagagctcgcactacttatttcataatgttgtgggaattataatcatattacctacacctataaatctactggggtgagacatgcatgtaaggttatgcaaaatgcatgccttacatggtttgatgccttggccagttcatgtgttgaacttggggtgctaccatgtgttgatttgtcacccttatccattttggatgacatgaatgttctgcaatagaaaattatgtgttcatttgtccaaattgtatatccttggattttgataggattgtgtaagcatatctactatgtgtagatgcacatgtcgtgtctatcgtatctttgatccaatatatgtatatggtaaattagACGTATTCATTAAAAAGGttagggtgtgcttgaaagtaaaccttatatctatatgcacataattgagtgatcttaccctatatatatattgtagttggactgaCTACTTcagacccaataagtttggggaccatattgtgcttaattggtggtttaggtactttggagaagcattgctatttTGACTTATTCTCAAAAAAAAGATGGTGCgagtcacgaagaaattagagtcaagacaggactcggctacttctacgtcataccaatgcttttcggtaacaagtatttacttcatgcatgtacaatattagagtcaacactgtgtaggttgcatcatggcatgaacataatactttttccactttgtaatttcctgcatgtccttgtcaatcacattgatgaaatgcttagtgttggtgttctcttagcttttcatggtcatatgaatgagataaatttgtgccatgacccttgtgtcatgtgccttgctcttataagaggataacttgtgcatgattctctgcactcatgcgtttgacgtattttggacccacatttatcgtagtaatcgtattaaaagacttacatcagaccatgtccaaaatatgttagttgagaggtcTCTTTGgctgctacacatgcgagaatacttagtatcacctcatcataaaaaaaatccagaatcagcttctgcctcctcctctctctctctctcggtcgtccgacttgtctcggacgtccggcggcaaatctccttccggtcgtccgaccagtgtcggtcgtccggcggcacaatcctctccggacgtccgacgcatcggggcctataaatagctgggcgcgggctgggctttgccctagccctcacgcgccccctttCTCCActacagccgccgccgccagctccaggagcTCCCGCCAGCGCCGCCAGactcgagatcgggccgatctcctccgcggatcctcctattcttcctcctcttccttcgcgggatccgtctacaggttGCTCCTCCGTTCCCTTCGCGTTTGTTTTGGTTCCCTCTCTAGGTTCGTtccttatttgggaattttttcatccgcgtaggatATTGTGCACCATACCGAAGACCAAGCACGCCGCTCGGAAGAACGTGGCTGGCTCATCATCTCGCGCCCCTcctagcacggggtcggactcggatgggccacgccgtcccttcaaacggactgcccggcgttctccggcccggtgttctccgtctccacaactcccctcgtcgtctgatggtgatgaccccgacttcgaggaggagcttgccgccgaggatctTGCTGACCAGCAcgccgatcggaggtccaagccaaagcccgggactcagagggcgtcctacatgccaccacctcctcctgcccaacccgcaggtgaagctcgtcgcatctcactagaaccccctgctaccttaggtcgtgcaatcacgaacttcaccacacttgccaagtcgtcatacctcactttccgccgcgacattgatcaatacgtTGTCGTacatgactctacggactcacgtttccgcacacacgtccagccggacatttttaccacagtcatagttcctaagggtttatctgttcatctctatatagatgttgagcatattcgcatgcacccggcgaaatatccgggtgccgttgagcttattgaggcatcggggcttgccgccccgtttgcctttcatcgcgactttaatgctgctgccattcaccagttctatgccacatgctactttgctccaaaccacactgtcagctggatcacctctgacgttcgcttcacagcttcttatgatacatttgttgccgcacttggttttcccaactccggcttcaaaatacatagggatgatcctaaccatgcacctaaaTCCATTGAGGcatgtgggtatcttctcaaaccactaagtgagcttgatgcggatgaaggcatgaaggaccttaaccaggtatccatctggcgctcaccttacttcatcttttttcagtgtctcatccgcaccatctatcccaagatgggtgataagggttcttgcagtggctattgtattgacatcatgtctcacttgtacaagcaccccaagagcaaaattaatgtgcctcactttctatggcatgagattcggcttgctagctttcagtacaagcgagcctttcctcatgcccccttcatccaggctcttattaatcatgttgctgatttctctgttgctATCACTCACAcaaatcgcaagtgggtcattcccgctcacatggcagataactatgctcccaagaaagccccatcctccagatccactcgccgcactgctgcccggtcagccaccccctcatctagctccgctccgctcggtcgcattgccaaattccttggcaaggcacattctgctatgatgaaggccgtctcattccagtgtggtcaaacccatgatgtggtttctcgcttagtctcctccaagaatgccctcaaggctcgtctgagagcctcgggcgctcttgatgtgagtgatgatgaggctcctcctgctgctcttccttctgactttggcttcccatctggtccggagtgggctgatttccttgacgaggctggtggaagTGGTCtgcctgatgatgaggatgatgatgttgaggatgatgcctgattaatgatgatattgatgagggtgaTCCTTGAGAATGTGATAGCATTGCCGGttttccctcctttttggtccttgatgccaaagggggagaacattatcttaACTTAGTTTTCGATTTTAGTTCCTCtcacaatgtatggtatgatgtattatgtcgaacttaatgatgtatcatcatgtaacgatacttatggatggtgtgctatgccatcacctatggatgatgtattgttgaactatcatgtggAGTTTTATGttatcctattgattcatatgatatgctatgtattgttgaactattatgtaTCATGTATTATCTtcaatgcacacattaagggggagctcccacacttacctattttactatgcatgtaataagggggagcttcataagcatcgtaacaaaactctcctaagccacacatgtctattactattgctgagagctatatgtatgttgtcatcaactaccaaaaagggggagattgaaagtgcagtcatgcccttaatcatgttttggtgttgctgacaacacacatatagataattaatcactaaccctttttaagctactgtgaatgatcatgtgttgataacgacaagctcatgtgctaacaaggacaagatcaagataagcattcctgaatcaagataagcattcctaagCACTACATgattgatccttgtggatgttcacatggtggacaaatgaagataaatatataagctaggctttccacattgtgtatgggagagctacttgaagacttcatcatgtcttgctttcaacattgagccaagaagaaacaacaacatcaagctcaagtgaaagggctaactcaaggtatcagttactttgatgttagcggtgcggagtgatgatcagcgaataaaagtacacactcaagtatggatcatcggtatccattttacaattcttgagtctttagggatcccgcactattaagaggggatcacaggtttttgtgatgaacttgctcaaactagatattcactatcctactcaataccacatattctctactctgctcctatctcagaacaggtctattgcctcggacttccggctccctccggacgtccgtgggccggacgaccggcaggcttcggaaatccggagccctccaccagaagaaattgagttctataactcggatttccggctccctccggacatccgagcgccggacgtccgaccagcttcggaaatccggagccctgcaccagaacaacataagctctataactcggatttccggctccctccagacgtccgaggcccggacgtctgtcccctttcggaaatccggaacctcccaccagaagaagttgagtcgaataactcggatttccggtcttctccggacgtccggtcgctgttcatttCACAGGGgttccagtcatatctacagccctcggacatacgacccctgtcggatgtccgacccctcgcggacacccggacttccggcaactgtcggacgtccggaccctgtgtgacttaaagtgtccccaacggctgttttacactccccactatatatacccctctcccacttcgtgagagtgtgcccaacacagccacatcctcataagaacacatttccacctcacacacatttgctcacatcaaatcttagatcccaagagcatttgtgagcccatttgagagttgttccaatcaaaagatagatcgtctccctctccttctctcaacccaagctatttgagatttgagcaagttttgagcatttcccgtgatcttgttactcttggaggttggagactcctaggcggtaggagttcttcggagaggaatcaatccgtgtgattacccccggaaaagtttgtgagggtttggaagccacctcaaaggcttaccactagtggttgagaaacgccttcgtggtgttatctcaaagggagaatagggtgagccttcgtggcgttggtgtgccttcgtggtaacatccacctctctaacggtgactagcttccctccaaggaagtgaacatcgggatacatcttcgtctcagtgaccttggttatccttaaccctaactccttacttgtggtttacttgtgttacttgagcatacatacattgcatattgtttgtgctcattatattgtgttggctatttcttgtacaagattaatcattcaagcataccttctatatccacacgttcatacttgcagcttttgatatatcgtgtgatatagtgtgatctagtatcttgtgttgttcacctacttgtcgtgtgatatagctcaagtaagtttgtgtaacttacttgggcttgttagtaactgtattgtgtccatcttggtagatcgtgttgttgatacacgttgcagtgcctagtgcatttaggatttgtgcttgacaagtaccctcttagtttatttccgcattagtttcaagccaaatccaaagaagtttttaaatagcctattcacccccccccctctaggcgtcatcgaggtcttttcaacttCCTTACCAGCAGGAACCAACGGAGCGCTCGGGTTGCCCTTTGTTTGTCGTTGTTCGCTAGTCCTGGTGGTATTCTGCTCAGACCTCATACGGTTAGGTCCATCAGCATGCAACCAATCTCCAAACTTCAGTTTCTTCTGATCATGAATACCAGAGCCACACTCCTTATGATCATGTCCAATCAGACCACAGAATTTACAAAAACGAGCCGGCTTTTCATATCGAACCAGAAAGACTTGTCTCTCCCGAGCTCTGACAACGCTTACGAACTTTGTAAGCGGCAGCTTAATGTCATGGTTAACCCTAACCCGAACATAGTCTCCACGGGTGTTGCCGTTCAACCTCATCTCCAGGATTTCGCCCGCCCCCTTGAGGAGCCTCTCCATGATCCCATGCTTGCAGTACGGATCCGGTAACTTGTGTATCTGGAGCTAAATCGGCATGTGATCAAAGACCACCTCATCCGCTTTGGTGAAGCCATCATACGAACACATTAGGACCGCCATGTTGCGAAAGAGCCAGGGCCCTTGCTTCATCATCCTCTCCTAGTCCCCAAGGCATGACGCCTGGACAACGAATCTATTGGGGCCAACCGGGCGGAACCGAACTGGCTGCGCCGGATTCCAGGTCGCCCTCATATCCTGATAGAAGGCCGCCGGAGAGAAGGTTTTGTCGGTGTGAACCCTAGCTAGGGCTAACCACCGTACGCTTTCCTTAATGCAGGGATCCTCTTCATCAATCTCCACATCGTTGAATTCCTCGCTGTTCAGATCTAGCTGATCGAAGAAGTCCTCCAGGACGGGATTGGCGGCCGCCGAGGCGCCGCCGCTCGTGCCGGAGTTGGCATCCGAAGGGGAAGCCATCCGGGCGCGGGCTAGGGATCCGGGCTGACGGAGAGAACACCGATCGGGACAGAGTATAGGTGGGGGGAACTCGGGGCGATCAGATCGCCATCGAGGAGGAAAACCCTAGGCGCGAGCGTAGGGGAGTTTTCGTACTAAATCCAAGAGTTGTAATAAACTAGTgccattgatattactctttaagaATAAATATAATGAAAAATAATCTTCCACACAACTTTGCATTAGAATTTCACTTTTCTAGTATTCAGACAACTATCATATAATAGTGTAATTTTCGCACATATTACATGGTGTTTGTGTGTATACATTTACGCTCATCCAATATCACAAAAATATCTTCAAaagattaaattaaaaccaactaGGAACAAAAAGAAATAACAAAAGGAGAACGCATAAAAACCAGAAAAACAGAAGAAAGAAATGACAAAGggaaagatggatgaaatgtGCGGTACAGGTAATGTGCTTACGTCCAGTAGCAAATCGATTGACCCAAATATGTGGCCGGTAAAAAACAACAGCCCAAACAAACTCACAAGACGATCATAAAAAAAGACACAAGACGAATCTTAGAGCAAGATTcaacgaccaagaaattgactGATCCACATTGGGAATTCAGGCGACTTATATATAGTAAAGTGTTTATATATGACAAAAATATACTGTTGAATTTGTGTTAAAAAAGTTTTAACTATATAATTTTCAAATCATCAAAATATATAGTATTGAGACCATCTCCAACAACTCGAGGATGCGCCGCGCTAAAAAAAAGAGCGCCAAAATAGCGGTTTAGCGTGCGTGCTAACTTTTTACGCTGCAAAATTTAACGCTCTGCAGTAGCGCTTCAACGGACATGATAAAAATACAGCATGCACGTCCAAACATACATAAAATAAAATCAATAAAAATTGCTCATCGACAAAcataaaattcaaattcaaactggAAAGAAAATTCATGTTCATAAAATATGCTAATAAAATAACCTAGACTACTCCTCCTCATCCTAGGTGGTGTAGTACCAACTCGTCCTTCCACCGAGGATCGTCCGAGTCCCAACTCGTTTCCGGATTGTCTATCTGAAAAATCATCAATGCCTTGCTTTTACGCTTGTCCTGACGACGCGCAATTCGCTAAACCCTCTTTTGGGTCCATAACTCCTTCTCAGTGACTACATCCTCCAAAAGGCACCCACCACTCCGCCATGACGGCCTTGTCCTTCCTGGTGATCATAAGGAGGAGCTCCCGATTGTGCTGGACAGGGGGTCCTCCTCGGTGACCAGACGCGGGGAAAGCGCGACATCCTGCGCCTGCTCACGCGTGAATACATTGTTGAAGTTCATCTGCGTCCGAAGCCGTTCAGGCGCCGTGCCGCCACGTCGTATGCACGGACAACCTTGTAAATGGTGTTGAACGTGCCAAATCTGAGACGTGTGTCACCGGAGCGGATCTTCATGTAAAACACGCCGGAGGGACGGGCATGGACGCTACGATAGCCTGAGTTGTTCCAGGACACGGCGGCATGGCGAGGGGCTACGAAACACCGATACGACGACACTGATATGGCGATACGGGTACGACGATTTCTAAAAATAACAATACGACGATACGTCAAACatatataaataataataaaataacatATAGTAAAAACTAACATAATAAAATGTATGAAATAAGAACAAAATGCCGCATCATTTGTCGTTTAATTGATTTCATACCTTGGTGTTTCCATTCTAAAAATCGCACTATCATGTTGCCTAATTGATTCCATACCAATCGCCGAGGGGTGGCAGCGACGGGGAAGAAGGCGCGACAGCGACAGGGCGCGGCGACGGAACGCGGTTGGTAATGTGTGGGAGTGAACGGTGGCGGCTGGTAATCCCGCGCGCTGACGGACGCACGTTAAAATTACGGCGCGGGGAAAAATTAACGGGTAGTCGTTTCGTGCGTCTTCTGGAATGCGTCCTGCGGCCACTCGCGCGTTAAAACCGTGTTTTTACCACGCGCGTCATCGGAGATGCTCTGACATAATTGGACTTTGCTAGACGTACGGACTTTTACGGGAGATTTATAGACTGCTTAACATCGATTTGCCGGGGAGTGATTAAGGTGCACAGCCACCGGTAAAATTCAGGGGAGGGGCCAATTAAAAGAACGCATAGTCCCCAGTCCGTAAAAACTCTGTAAAATGTATCCGTACGGCACTATTGGACATAATTTATGATCAAAGTTGATTTATGGAATCCGTGCGCGCTATTAATGCAATGTTTGATGACGTGGCTTCTAGTGTATGCAGTTGTGTCCACATCCCCGTATTGCTTTGCTTTCTAGCCATCGCCGGAGCAGATTTCCTGCTTGATACTGGTGACAAGCCAAAGATAGGATGGACTGGAAGTCCACAACGATGGCGAGTTAGCGACcaaaggaagaagacgacggattTGTCCTGTCCTGAGTCATGCACATCTCGAGTTCACGGTCTGGAACAACTCGTCTCTTGCATCTGCACGGACAAAGAATGCCGCGCTCCACGGTGCAGCTGTGCTCTGCTTGACCCGAAGCTCCAGGCCATGGAGTCCCAAGAAAAACCAGCGGTCGCGCCGAGAAGCTACTGGCGGTGGAGCAAGGATGACTTCTTCCCGGAGCCGTCGTTCGCGAGCTGGGGCGCGTACCGGGGGGCGCTGGCCGCGACGCCCGCGCGGCTCAGGGACCGCCTCCTCGCCGGCCGCTCCACCGACGCCGCGGAGCTCGGCGCGATGCGGCGCCGGAGCGAGAACGAGATGCGCCGCTGCCTCACGTGGTGGGACCTCACGTGGCTCGGCTTCGGCTGCCACCTCGGCGCCGGCATCTTCGTGCTCACCGGCCAGGAGGCGCGCGACCACGCTGGGCCCGCCGTCGTGCTGTCCTACGCGGTGGCCGGCATCTCAGCCATGCTCTCCGTGCTCATCTACGCTGAATTCGCCGTCGAGATTCCCGTGGCCGGCGGCTCCTTCGCGTACCTCCGCGTCGAGCTGGGTGACGTCGCGGCTTTCGTCGCGGCCGCTAACCTCATCCTCGAGACCGTCATCGGCACGGCCGCGGTGGCGCGCGCCTGGACGTCGTACCTCGCGTCGCTCTTCAACATGCCGGTGAGCGCGCTCCGCGTGCACGTGCCGTCGCTCGGTGACGGGTACAACGAGCTGGACCCCATCGCGTCGGCGGTGATCTTGGCCACGGCGATCATGGCCATGCTGAGCACCAAGGGCAGCTCCCGCTTCAACTGGGTGGCATCAACGGTGCACCTGCTCGTGATAGCGTTCATCATCGTGGCCGGGTTCATCCACGCGAAGCCGAGCAACCTGACCCCGTTCGTGCCGTACGGCGTGCCGGGCGTG
This region includes:
- the LOC123395763 gene encoding cationic amino acid transporter 5-like, which gives rise to MFDDVASSVCSCVHIPVLLCFLAIAGADFLLDTGDKPKIGWTGSPQRWRVSDQRKKTTDLSCPESCTSRVHGLEQLVSCICTDKECRAPRCSCALLDPKLQAMESQEKPAVAPRSYWRWSKDDFFPEPSFASWGAYRGALAATPARLRDRLLAGRSTDAAELGAMRRRSENEMRRCLTWWDLTWLGFGCHLGAGIFVLTGQEARDHAGPAVVLSYAVAGISAMLSVLIYAEFAVEIPVAGGSFAYLRVELGDVAAFVAAANLILETVIGTAAVARAWTSYLASLFNMPVSALRVHVPSLGDGYNELDPIASAVILATAIMAMLSTKGSSRFNWVASTVHLLVIAFIIVAGFIHAKPSNLTPFVPYGVPGVFRSAAVVYFAYGGFDSIANMAEETKNPSRDIPLGLIGSMSVITGIYCTMALALTMMQPYTAIDRSAAYSVAFGALGMRWMQYVVAVGALKGMTTVLLVGALGNARYATHIARSHIIPPVFALVHPKTGMPVHATALITAASACVAFFSSLDVLASLLSISTLFIFVMIASALLVRRYHARGVTSQAHARRLAALVLGVIGSSAGIAACWGAAPERWEGYAALVPVWAAATLGIQLLVPVARTPRQWGVPLGPWLPSLSIATNIFLMGSLGAQAFVRFGVCTAVMLLYYVLVGLHATYDVAHEEVEEQGVGYGDHAAADEKAAAAAAAGAEAATDVEKSGVGAAGR